From one Eleginops maclovinus isolate JMC-PN-2008 ecotype Puerto Natales chromosome 7, JC_Emac_rtc_rv5, whole genome shotgun sequence genomic stretch:
- the LOC134867441 gene encoding olfactory receptor 6E1-like, whose product MDNVSVVTVFTLSGLSGTSNYRAVLFALTLLCYCVIWLVNLTVIMTIIVNKKLHEPMYIFLCNLCINGLYGTAGFYPKFLMDLLSTAHVISYVGCFLQGFVLHSSAAADFSFLVLMAYDRYVAICRPLVYHSVMTKQKVCVLVFFAWLLPIYLVFMSTITTWRTKLCGSKIPKIYCVNWLIGKLACFASIANIVIPVFNYTFYFGHFMFIGWSYIYLIKTCKASKENRNKFMQTCVPHLFCLAVGVVSLLFDLLYMRFGSKGLPQSAQNLMAMQFLILPPIINPLMYGFKLTQIRKILRLLYVRKKKQMQTFNWFDFVS is encoded by the exons atggaTAATGTTTCAGTAGTTACTGTGTTTACTCTGTCAGGGTTAAGTGGGACGTCAAACTACAGAGCTGTTCTTTTTGCCCTCACTTtgctgtgttactgtgtgattTGGCTGGTGAATTTGACCGTCATTATGACCATCATTGTGAACAAGAAGCTTCATGAACCCATGTATATCTTCCTGTGTAATCTGTGTATAAATGGACTTTATGGGACAGcaggcttttatccaaagttcCTTATGGATCTTCTGTCTACCGCTCATGTGATCTCTTATGTTGGATGTTTTCTGCAGGGTTTTGTGCTGCACTCTTCAGCTGCTGCAGATTTCTCTTTTCTAGTGCTGATGGCCTACGACAGGTATGTGGCTATATGTCGACCTCTGGTGTACCACTCTGTCATGACTAAACAGAAagtttgtgtgttggtgttttttgCCTGGCTATTGCCCATTTATTTGGTGTTCATGAGTACAATAACCACGTGGAGAACAAAGTTATGTGGCTCAAAAATACCGAAAATCTACTGTGTTAACTGGTTGATAGGTAAACTAGCTTGTTTTGCTTCCATAGCAAATATTGTCATTCCAGtttttaattatacattttattttggtcatttcatgtttattgGTTGGTCGTATATATATCTGATCAAAACATGCAAAGCCTCCAAGGAGAATAGGAATAAATTTATGCAGACATGTGTACCACATTTATTCTGTTTAGCAGTTGGTGTTGTGTCTTTGCTTTTTGATTTGTTGTATATGCGATTTGGCTCAAAAGGACTGCCACAAAGTGCCCAGAATTTGATGGCAATGCAATTTCTCATTTTACCTCCGATTATCAATCCTCTGATGTATGGTTTCAAATTGacacaaataagaaaaata CTTCGTTTGCTGTatgtgaggaaaaaaaagcaaatgcagACGTTTAATTGGTTTGATTTCGTATCGTGA
- the LOC134867598 gene encoding LOW QUALITY PROTEIN: olfactory receptor 6N2-like (The sequence of the model RefSeq protein was modified relative to this genomic sequence to represent the inferred CDS: substituted 1 base at 1 genomic stop codon), giving the protein MDNGSVLTFFTLSGLDYMVHHRIILFALTLLLYSVIWIVNAILIFTIIVDKKLHEPMYIFLCNLCINGLYGTAGFYPKFLMDLLSPSHVVSYAGCLLQSFVIHSSSGSDLSILAVMAYDRYVAICRPLMYHSVITTQRISLLVAFSWMLPLCCMFTNTMTIFQSKLCGSHIPKLYCSNALIGKLACSTSVANTSVAYFNISIYIIHFLFLIWSYMYLVRKCLRSKQSRKKFMQTCIPHLVSLVNFSFAVLFDLMYTRFGSRGLSQSLQNFMAIEFLVIPPVLNPLVYGMILTKIRRRILGCIXEQ; this is encoded by the coding sequence ATGGATAATGGTTCTGTACTGACCTTTTTTACACTTTCAGGATTAGATTACATGGTGCATCACAGAATAATTCTCTTTGCTCTCACTTTACTGCTTTACTCAGTCATTTGGATAGTAAATGCAATTCTCATCTTTACCATCATTGTGGACAAAAAGCTTCACGAGCCCATGTATATCTTCCTGTGTAATCTGTGTATAAATGGACTTTATGGGACAGCAGGATTTTACCCCAAATTCCTCATGGAtcttctgtctccctctcatGTTGTCTCTTACGCTGGATGTCTGCTGCAGAGTTTTGTGATACACTCATCATCTGGAAGTGACTTATCCATTCTAGCTGTCATGGCATATGACAGATATGTGGCTATATGTCGACCTCTCATGTACCACTCTGTGATTACTACACAACGGATATCTCTTTTAGTGGCCTTCTCTTGGATGTTGCCTCTTTGTTGTATGTTCACTAACACAATGACAATTTTTCAATCCAAGTTATGTGGCTCACACATACCTAAACTGTACTGTTCAAATGCACTGATTGGTAAACTAGCTTGCTCTACCTCTGTAGCTAATACTAgtgttgcatattttaacatttccatTTACATTAtccattttctctttctcatttgGTCTTACATGTATCTGGTAAGAAAATGCCTAAGATCCAAACAGAGCAGAAAGAAGTTTATGCAAACATGTATTCCGCATTTAGTCTCACTAGTGAATTTTTCCTTTGCTGTGCTATTTGATTTAATGTACACACGGTTTGGTTCCAGAGGGTTATCGCAAAGCCTTCAGAACTTCATGGCCATAGAATTTCTTGTAATTCCTCCAGTTTTAAATCCTCTGGTGTATGGGATGATATTAACCAAAATTCGGAGAAGAATTCTTGGTTGTATTTGAGAACAGTAA